GTAAAATTTCAGCCACAGTTATCAATAATTCATCCCCAACCAAATGTCCCAAACTATCGTTGACAATTTTAAAGCGGTCTAAATCAATAAATAAAACGGCAAACAGATAATTGGGATCTCTTTTAGATTGTGTTAAAGCTTCTTCAACTCGTTCAATAAAAGCTGCACGATTAGGCAATTTAGTTAAAGAGTCGTGTTTGGCTTCGTAACTTAATTCAGATTCAACCTGTTTTCTTTGAGTAATGTCACAGATAATTCCATCTCGGCGATGAGCCTTGCCAGTTTTATCAAAGATTAAGCGACTGCGTTCCCATACCCAGCGCACTTCGCCATTAGGTTGAATAATTCTGTATTCAAGATCGTTGCTAGGATTAAAAGAGCTAGCTAAAGACAACTCAACGCGATCGCGATCTTCAGGGTGAATTGACTCTAGGCGTAAATCAGGATTATTTAGTAATTCTGCCACTGAGCGACCATATACCTGCCTTGCTGCGGGATTGAGAAAAAGCAAATTACTAGTAGTCGCATCCGCCGACCAAACTACTTCTTCTAAAGAATTAAGAATACTTTCTAATCTGGCTTCACTTGCTTGGAAAAGCTGAGTAATTTGCTCGCGCTCTTTGATTTCGTGTTTTAATTCTTGATTGGCTTGTTCTAATTGTGCCGTACGCTCTTGAATCCGCTGCTCTAATTCTGCGTTGAGCTTTTGTATTTCTTGTTGAGCAAACTTAAGTTTTAGCTGATTATTGATCCGCAATAATACTTCATCGATTTGAAACGGCTTGTCAATAAAGTCTACTCCACCAGCACACAAGGCTTTGACGCGATCAACAGGATCGTTGCTGGCACTCAAGAAAATAATCGGAATATCTTGAGTAATGCTATTGGCTTTAAGCTGTTCACAAACTTGATAGCCATTTAGTCCTGGCATCATCAAATCTAACAAGATTAAATCGGGAATTACCGAATTAGCCACCCTCAATGCCATTTCACCACTAATTACTCCTTTAGCTTCGTAGTTTTCTTTAGTCAAAGCCTCTGACAGTAAATGAAGATTTTCAGGCTTGTCATCAACGATTAAAATCTTGGCTCTAGTCTGCTTTAAAGTGGAAACGCTCATTAGTTAACAGATTTAGCTAAATCAATAATTTTGTCACAGCGAAAATGCTCCACTAAAGTTTCTAATCCTTGAGCAAGGGATTCATATTCAGCGGGAATTTCTGCTAGTAGCTGGTAGATTTCCTGATTATTTACCTTCGTAGCTGCTTCATATAGTTGCGATCGCCATTTTAACGTCATTACCGTTAAATCTTCAGCGGTTAAATCCCGAAGTGATGACTGCTCATAGGTGGAAATTCCTTTGCCATCTTCATAAAGATACTCAACTTTTAGATACTGTCCTATTTTTGTTAATAATTCATGGTCATGAAATGGTTTACGCATAAAATCATCACATCCAGACGATAAAACTTCGACTTTTTCTTCTTCAAAAGCACTGGCAGTCAAAGCGATAATAATCGTTTTTTTGCCTAAAGGCTGGGATTTGATTTGTTTGGTTGCTTCATAGCCATCTATTACGGGCATTCTCATATCCATTAAAATTAGCTCTGGATGCCACTCCTGCCATTTTGCGATCGCTTCTTGACCATTGCTAGCTTTTTGGACAGCATAGCCAAAAATTTCAATTTTATTTAAAGATTGTTGACATTGAGCTAAATAATATTCTTCTATTGACTGTAGTTTTTCACTAAGATTAATTGATTCTATTTGGCTGTGACCGTTGGTCAGTTTTTTACTATCGAAAAATAGCAATTTTTAAATATGTTAAATCTAGTACTAAGAAAATATACTTTGATTTATGGGTGATCTACAAAATAACCTTTGCTATTAACAAGTGTAAATACGGGAATTCTCTGAAATTAAAACCATATTGCTTTACCAGTTATTCAGTAGGTAAATTCTTGAATAATTTTCCTACTTCTGGGTTATAAACCAGCATATAGTTCCAATAATTTTCAAATACAGATTCTACATAGCCTTTGGTTTCTGGGTAAGGAATCTTCTCTACAAATTCGTCCTCATCTTTCAAACCATAGCGATTAACCCATTTTGCTACTGCATTTGGTCCCGCGTTGTAGCTAGCAACTGCCAGCATCGAGTTGTTGCCGTATTTTTTATGGGTAAAATCGAGATAGTAAGTGCCAATATTGACGTTATCTTCGGGGTTGGTCATGGAGTAACTTGTTAAGCCAATATTCTTGGCTGCGCTTTTGGCAGTAGTCGGAATTACCTGCATTAAGCCTAATGCCCCGGCGGTAGACTCAATTTCTGGTTCAAAACGGGATTCTTGACGAATCAAAGAAGTTACCAATAAAGGATTAAGCCCACGATTTTTAGACCATTTAAGAATTGTTGATTCAAAGGGAAAGGGATATAAAGCCTGCCAATATTCAGGGGTTTGTCGTAGCTGATGCCATTGTTGTTTATCTTCTGGTTTATTTCTATCTTTTAAATACCAAATTTGATTGATACCTCGCAGATTTTTTCCTTGATATAGTTCGAGTAAACCATTGGTAAATTCATCAGCGATAGTCAACTCAGTTTTACCGCTAACTTCTGTCTGGAATTGCGCCCAGGCTTCTGGTTCTAAACCCAGTTTATATAGTTCTTGAAAGGTTTCTGAACCTCCTGGAGGAGTAATACGATTCACTTTGACTACTTCAGGCATTTTGTGCCGCACGGTGGTAAAGTCCCCCACATCCCAACCTAAAGCCACCGCAGATCGCCAAGCATAATATGAGCGAGGAAAACGAGCTAAAACAGATTGATAAGCTTTGGTTGCGTCTTGAGGGCGATTGAGCTTTGCTGCCCACTTGGCAATCCAAAAACCTGCTTTGGGTGCAATGGGGCTGTCTGGATTATCCGTCACAATAGGTTGCGCCCATTGCCAGGCTGTAATTAAATCTCCAGCTTCAGCTTTTTTGTTGGCAAAATTCCAACGGTATTCCGCAGCAGCTTCAGAATGTTGATATTTAGCTAAAAGGGTTTGTAGGGCTTGGCTGGCGGATTGTGGACTTTTAAGCGCGTCCAAAAATTCGGCTTTTTCTAATAGTGCTTCTGGTGCTTGTTCGGGAAATCTCTCAATTGTCATATTAAGATAAGCCAAACCTTCTCTTTGGCTGACAATCATTGCTAAACGACGCAAGCCCAAACCTGTGTCTGAACTATTTGGGTATTGCTTAATTAGCTGTAGATAATATTGTTTTGCCGTAACTTTATCATTGCCAATATCATATCCCCTAGCAGCACGATAGAGATTACGGGAAGTATTGGGGGATTTAGCGTAAGCTTTGCCTGCTTTATCGTAGTCCCATTTTGCCCAGTAGCTGTCGGCGATCGCCTCCCAGTCTTGAGGAGTTAACCCAGGGGCATATTCTGTGGCTAAACGATCTCTCATTTTGTCTACCCCTGGTGCATCGGGGGCATATTTGACCAAAATTGCCATTAGCTTTGGCTGATTGGGATTTTGACTTAACTGCTGGCGGATTATTTCTTGGGTACGAGGATGAGCGGGAAATCTGGCGATCGCCTGTTGCCAGTAAGCAGGATTTGATTTACCCAACAGATATAGTGCTTCTGCCGTAGCGGGGGAATTAGGATATTTATTTGCTAATTCCTGCCAAGTCGTTATGGCTTGGGGTTGATTTTGCTCTAGCTCATAAGCCTTTCCTTGAGCCAGCAAAACATAAGCAGCGAGTAAAGGATATTCTCGATCCAATCCCTGTAGTTTTGCTAATGCTTCTTTACCCTGTTGGCGATCTATTAAATCTGCTGCTAATAAAAAATTGTTACGAGTATTTTCTGAAGAATTGTGAAAATCAACTACAGGTTTGGTACCAAAAGTTTGCTGATTATGTAAAGAATCTAATGAGTTGTTAGTCTGGGGATCTTCTTGAGATATCAGAGCTGGTGATTTACAGCTTACTGTTAATATTAAACCAACACTAATCAATAAAAAACTTTTGTAATTAAATGATTTTTGCATATTAATTAATCAGTGAGATGAGTGTGGGCTGGTACTCTAATTATTCCCCTGAAATATTTTTTCTTAACATCTAAAAACTAACTCAGGAAAATTATTCATTGACATATATGCAAGCAACAGTAATTTTAGATACTTAAATAAAGTACGGAGATATTAATATTAATATTAATATTTTAGTTCCTGGAATTTCCTAACTGTACGTAGAGATACTAATGCCTTGAAAATCATGTGTTAGCTTTAAAATATTGTATACAGTATACTTACTTATTTACCTTCGGCTGCTTAATCTATGAAATCGACAACTACGGCTCAACTACAGGTAAATGGCGATCGCCTGAATCAAAGTATTACTAGTTTGGCGAGCATTGGTCAACTAGCTAACGGTGGTGTAAAACGTATTGCCTATAGTCAGCAAGACATTGAAGCCCGAAATTTAGTCCAGCACTGGATGAGGAAGCTCAAGATGCAGGTAAAAATTGATGCAGCAGGCAATATTATTGGTAGATATCCTGGTAAAAATATTAATATACCAGCTTTAGCCACAGGTTCGCATATTGATACTGTTCCCTGTGGTGGACATTATGATGGTGCTTATGGAGTCTTGGCGGGATTAGAAGTAGTACAAGTGCTTCTAGAAAATCAAATTAGGCTGGATCGCTCAATAGAAGTGATTGTCTTTACTGATGAAGAAGGCAGTATGATCGGCTCTAAATCAATTTCAGGCAGGACAATTCAAGATCCCCAATACTATCGTCGTCCTGAAGGTACAGATATTCAAACCTGTTTAGCCAGAGTTGGTGGTAACTGGGAGAATATTACTCAAGCTCGTCGTAATAACCAAGATATAGCTGCATTTGTCGAACTTCACGTAGAACAAGGACCTGTTTTAGAGTCTATGGGCAAAAAAATCGGCGTAGTTAAGGGAATAGTTGGACAAAGGCGTTTTAATATCACTGTTAAAGGTAGTGCTAATCATGCTGGGACTACGCCAATGCAGATGCGCTGTGATGCATTGGTTGCTGCTTCTCAGGTTGTTTTGGCTGTCAACAAAATTGGCAATACTCCTGGTCAACAAGTAGCTACCGTTGGCAAAATGGAGGTACTGCCCAATGCTGCCAATGTTGTCCCTGGCTGGGTAGAAATGAGCTTGGATATTCGCGACTTATCTAGTTTGCATATAAATAGTCTACTAGAACAGCTACGCACCCACCTAGAAGAAATTGCCGTTGCTACTAATACCCAAATTCGCTTAAATCCCTGTCTTCACAACGAACCAGCGTTAGCCGAACCCTATATTCAAAGAGCGATCGCCTTAAGCTGCGAAAATCTTGAGCTAAATTATACTTATTTACCTAGTCGTGCCAGCCACGATGCTCAAGAATTAGCTCAAATTACCGATATGGGGATGATCTTTGTTCCTAGCAGAATGGGAGTTTCTCACGATGCCAGCGAATACACCTCTCCTGAACTATGTACCCAGGGTGCAAATGTATTATTACAGACGCTGATCCAGTTAGATTTAGAACTATCATCAAAAAAATAAGAGCTTTTATACTAAATCCAACCAAGCTCGACGGCGAGATCGCGTGCTAATTGAGGAATATTGGTAGCAACAAAATGTTCGTGCATCATTTGTACACTCAAAAGATGATTAATTACCGCGTCTAGCTGCACCCGTTGGGAAATTGGCGTATTTTCATTTTCATGACGCAGTAGAATCTGATTTACCCCTTCACTATCTAGTAAACCACTGTCGGCGATCGCGCTTTTTGATAGATAAGTATCCGCTAGTCCTCGCATTGCCTTTTGCTTCTTAATATCGGTATGGGAAGGAGGAGCCATAAAAGCAAACTTTTGTCTTTCGTATAGTGATTTGGGCAGCAGGGGACGCATCATTTCTCGGAGAATATATTTATCCTGACGACCCCGCAAACGCATATTTATCGGTAGGGTAACGGCAAATTCTGCTAAAGGATGGTCTAAAAAGGCAGGACGAGCTTCAAGAGAGTTTGCCATGTCCACACGATCGCCTGCCCAACCAAGCACCTGAGACTCAAACTGGGTTTTGATCCAGACATACTGAGCTTTATCAAGAGGATGACGATTTTCTAATTGCTCTTTGTCTAAAGTTTGTGCGATCGCCGAACCTGGAGAGTAATCTTTAGTAGCTGCCCGATGTTCTGGATGCAGCAAGTTAGAGACGAGTGGTGCAGCAGATAGCCAAGATTGTAAACAACTAGGAGTAAAACCAATTTGCTTAGTTAGGGCGGGATCGTCTAGGGTATTTTCCGCTAGTAAGTTGCCTTTGAATAAACTATTGCTTTGCTGTAGCCAGGCTTGTAAATCTGCTTTTTCTTGGGGTGGTGCATCTTCCATGCCGTGCAGTATATAGTCAAGACGCAGTTGAGGATAGCCAGCAAAGAGTTCGTCCGAACCTTCTCCAGTAACTACCACCTTGTAACCAGAGTTATGCACATATTCGCTCATTAACATCTTGGCAACGGTAAAAGTATTATAAATACTGCGTTCAGTATGCCAAATAGCCTGCTTAAAGTGTTCGTAAAGCTGTCCACCTTTGACAGTCAAAATGTCTTGATCTGCGGACACCGCCTGAGCCATCTCTCTAGCGATCGCCGTCTCATCGTAATCTTGGTCGTCAAAGCCAATGGTAAAAGCCTTGACGGGCGACTGCTGACAGGCTGCTGCTACTCCCATAATCGAGCAGGAATCTATGCCTCCTGAAAGGTAACAGGCAACGGGTACATCTGCTTCTAGACGTAACTGAATTGCTTCGACAAAATGATGGCGTAACTGCTCGATATAAGCTTCATCCGACAAGGATTTACCCCGTTCTCTACGAAGAGGAAAATTTAAATCCCAATACTTTTGCTTACGAATTTGTAAGCGTCCGTCTCGACGCTCAAAAGCGATCGTTTGTCCTGGTTCTACGGCATATATACCCTCAAAAGCAGTTGTTCCAGGCACCATTAACTGCATCAGTTGGTGATAGAGTCCTTGGGAAGAAAAACGACACTTCACGTCTGGATGAGCCAACAAGACCTTGATCTCTGAGCCAAAAACTAAGCCTTCTGGGGTTAATGTCCAATATAACGGCTTAACTCCAAAGCGATCGCGCACCAGAGTCAGACGATCTGCTGAACGTTCATAAAGAGCAAAGGCAAATTCTCCGCGTAGATGGGGTAAAGCACCTTCTAACCCCAATCTATCGGTTAAGTGCAGCACTAGTTCAGAATCGCACTTACTGGCAAAGCGATAACCCCGCGAAGTTAAATCCGCCCGAATATATTTATAATCATAAAATTCCCCGTTGTGAATTAGAGCATACTGATTGTCAGCCGAGATAAAGGGCTGCTGCGCTCGATCGGGATCGAGGTCGATAATTGCCAGACGCGCCTGCCCAAAACCAACTCCACGGTCTTCAATCACCTTCCAGCCAGCTTTATCGGGCCCTCGATGGGATTGAATTGCTGCCATGGCGATCAGCGTTTCAGGAGCGACTGGTCGAGATGAATCATGATACATTACCCCAGCGATCCCACACATAGATTTTATACCTTTGATTCAAAACAACTTTAGAAGCAGTATAGTAGATTAGCTGGTGGGGTTTCTAAGATTGTCAGGCGATCGTCATTTTTTTCGCCCTTACAAGATGTGTCGCCTTCTATTTTATTATGATATCCAGCCATTTTCCATCTGCCGTTAGCAATTTAAAGTAATAGAGCAGATTTTAGTCCGAGGTATTCGGTAAACGGTTCAAAATCT
This DNA window, taken from Pleurocapsa sp. FMAR1, encodes the following:
- a CDS encoding two-component system response regulator, with translation MSVSTLKQTRAKILIVDDKPENLHLLSEALTKENYEAKGVISGEMALRVANSVIPDLILLDLMMPGLNGYQVCEQLKANSITQDIPIIFLSASNDPVDRVKALCAGGVDFIDKPFQIDEVLLRINNQLKLKFAQQEIQKLNAELEQRIQERTAQLEQANQELKHEIKEREQITQLFQASEARLESILNSLEEVVWSADATTSNLLFLNPAARQVYGRSVAELLNNPDLRLESIHPEDRDRVELSLASSFNPSNDLEYRIIQPNGEVRWVWERSRLIFDKTGKAHRRDGIICDITQRKQVESELSYEAKHDSLTKLPNRAAFIERVEEALTQSKRDPNYLFAVLFIDLDRFKIVNDSLGHLVGDELLITVAEILLECSRSQDFVARLGGDEFTILLDQVETIESGSIIAARIQTKLNYSFCLQGHTVFTSASIGIVIGNNQYQDSSEILRDSDLAMYRAKSLGKARHEVFDQEMYAETKELLEIENDLRQALSQNELTLHYQPIVSFDNNTLYGFEALLRWNHPTKGCLFPDKFIHIAEETGLINNIGEWVLEEACRQMYRWQLKHSGAADLKMSVNVTNQQIKNPNFLAQLKAVLKKNRLSGDCLNLEITESTLMDHQPETIALFNQIKARGINFNIDDFGTGYSSLQYLNRFPISTLKIDRSFIEGMLKDKENFEIVKMIISLARTLKIDVIAEGVENLKQLKILQTFNCQLGQGYLFSEALDSKSAEQLISQS
- a CDS encoding response regulator, which encodes MLFFDSKKLTNGHSQIESINLSEKLQSIEEYYLAQCQQSLNKIEIFGYAVQKASNGQEAIAKWQEWHPELILMDMRMPVIDGYEATKQIKSQPLGKKTIIIALTASAFEEEKVEVLSSGCDDFMRKPFHDHELLTKIGQYLKVEYLYEDGKGISTYEQSSLRDLTAEDLTVMTLKWRSQLYEAATKVNNQEIYQLLAEIPAEYESLAQGLETLVEHFRCDKIIDLAKSVN
- a CDS encoding lytic transglycosylase domain-containing protein: MQKSFNYKSFLLISVGLILTVSCKSPALISQEDPQTNNSLDSLHNQQTFGTKPVVDFHNSSENTRNNFLLAADLIDRQQGKEALAKLQGLDREYPLLAAYVLLAQGKAYELEQNQPQAITTWQELANKYPNSPATAEALYLLGKSNPAYWQQAIARFPAHPRTQEIIRQQLSQNPNQPKLMAILVKYAPDAPGVDKMRDRLATEYAPGLTPQDWEAIADSYWAKWDYDKAGKAYAKSPNTSRNLYRAARGYDIGNDKVTAKQYYLQLIKQYPNSSDTGLGLRRLAMIVSQREGLAYLNMTIERFPEQAPEALLEKAEFLDALKSPQSASQALQTLLAKYQHSEAAAEYRWNFANKKAEAGDLITAWQWAQPIVTDNPDSPIAPKAGFWIAKWAAKLNRPQDATKAYQSVLARFPRSYYAWRSAVALGWDVGDFTTVRHKMPEVVKVNRITPPGGSETFQELYKLGLEPEAWAQFQTEVSGKTELTIADEFTNGLLELYQGKNLRGINQIWYLKDRNKPEDKQQWHQLRQTPEYWQALYPFPFESTILKWSKNRGLNPLLVTSLIRQESRFEPEIESTAGALGLMQVIPTTAKSAAKNIGLTSYSMTNPEDNVNIGTYYLDFTHKKYGNNSMLAVASYNAGPNAVAKWVNRYGLKDEDEFVEKIPYPETKGYVESVFENYWNYMLVYNPEVGKLFKNLPTE
- a CDS encoding Zn-dependent hydrolase, which encodes MKSTTTAQLQVNGDRLNQSITSLASIGQLANGGVKRIAYSQQDIEARNLVQHWMRKLKMQVKIDAAGNIIGRYPGKNINIPALATGSHIDTVPCGGHYDGAYGVLAGLEVVQVLLENQIRLDRSIEVIVFTDEEGSMIGSKSISGRTIQDPQYYRRPEGTDIQTCLARVGGNWENITQARRNNQDIAAFVELHVEQGPVLESMGKKIGVVKGIVGQRRFNITVKGSANHAGTTPMQMRCDALVAASQVVLAVNKIGNTPGQQVATVGKMEVLPNAANVVPGWVEMSLDIRDLSSLHINSLLEQLRTHLEEIAVATNTQIRLNPCLHNEPALAEPYIQRAIALSCENLELNYTYLPSRASHDAQELAQITDMGMIFVPSRMGVSHDASEYTSPELCTQGANVLLQTLIQLDLELSSKK
- the asnB gene encoding asparagine synthase (glutamine-hydrolyzing), encoding MCGIAGVMYHDSSRPVAPETLIAMAAIQSHRGPDKAGWKVIEDRGVGFGQARLAIIDLDPDRAQQPFISADNQYALIHNGEFYDYKYIRADLTSRGYRFASKCDSELVLHLTDRLGLEGALPHLRGEFAFALYERSADRLTLVRDRFGVKPLYWTLTPEGLVFGSEIKVLLAHPDVKCRFSSQGLYHQLMQLMVPGTTAFEGIYAVEPGQTIAFERRDGRLQIRKQKYWDLNFPLRRERGKSLSDEAYIEQLRHHFVEAIQLRLEADVPVACYLSGGIDSCSIMGVAAACQQSPVKAFTIGFDDQDYDETAIAREMAQAVSADQDILTVKGGQLYEHFKQAIWHTERSIYNTFTVAKMLMSEYVHNSGYKVVVTGEGSDELFAGYPQLRLDYILHGMEDAPPQEKADLQAWLQQSNSLFKGNLLAENTLDDPALTKQIGFTPSCLQSWLSAAPLVSNLLHPEHRAATKDYSPGSAIAQTLDKEQLENRHPLDKAQYVWIKTQFESQVLGWAGDRVDMANSLEARPAFLDHPLAEFAVTLPINMRLRGRQDKYILREMMRPLLPKSLYERQKFAFMAPPSHTDIKKQKAMRGLADTYLSKSAIADSGLLDSEGVNQILLRHENENTPISQRVQLDAVINHLLSVQMMHEHFVATNIPQLARDLAVELGWI